The following DNA comes from Neoarius graeffei isolate fNeoGra1 chromosome 25, fNeoGra1.pri, whole genome shotgun sequence.
ATTTGAAAGGCACACAGagaagtacagttaaacacataaataaaaaaaaacaaacataaaaatTATGACTGTGCAAGGTGGCAGTATGTGGATAAATAACTACAGTGGTACAACAGgtataaatatccatccatccattatctgtagccgcttatcctgtcctacagggtcgcaagcaagctggagcctatcccagctgactacgggcgaaaggcggggtacaccctggacaagtcgccagattatcgcagggctgacacatagacacagacaaccattcacactcacattcacacctacggtcaatttagagtcaccagttaacctaacctgcatgtctttggactgtgggggaaactggagcacccggaggaaacccacgcggacacggggagaacatgcaaactccacacagaaaggccctcgccggccacggggctcgaacccaggaccttcttgctgtgaggcgacagtgctaaccactacaccaccgtgcctccccgcCATGATAATTCAAttaaattcaaattcaattcaaACCACTTCATTTGTCCCCTAGGAGCAATTTGAAAGGCACACAGAGGAATACAGTTAAacacataaataaaaaaacaaagcaaacaaaAATTATGACTGTGCAAGGTGGCAGTATGTGGATAAATAACTACAGTGGTACAATAGGTATAAATATGATGATTTTAAAAAATGAGAAGgcttctcataataatgagataattatctcattattatgacttactatctcatgctaatgagataattatctcataattatgactgttctcataataatgaaatttTATCTCGTAATAGCTTTGTATCTCAAGTCCGATCTCATAATGGCTGTGTCTCATAATAACAAAGTCCTATTTTATAATGGCTttgtatctcataataatgaaatccTATCTCATAATGCCTttatatctcataattatgacttaagatttcattattatgagacacaATCTCATAATGGCTTtggatctcataattatgacttgctatcaCATAATAATGACACTTCTTGCAATGATGACTTAATATTTCAGAATTATGAGAAATTTCTCATCATTATGACTTTGTTTCTCATAAGATCCTATTTCATAGTTATGATTTTCAATCTCATAATAATGATGTAATGTCTCATAATTGTGACTTAGATTCTTCCAAACTGGAAATATTCCATTTGTATGGTCTAGCAACAAAATACCGTGTAAAATAGGTATATATAGAAAactgtacaaacagattttttttaattattatgatTTGAGGAACATTTAACAAAACAGGCATTCTTATTCTTGTTCATCACTTATAATTTACACTGTGAAACTATCATTAACATACAGGGAGGTCATGCATCAGTGTCAAAGTAATACCAATGGATTATGCTTCATATTAATCTTGTGCTAATATCAGGACAGGAAAGAGTTTAACTATTAATACCTTACATGGTCACAGGCTGTGAATTAGTAACACTGTTTCCTGTTTTCTTTTCGTTTATTGACTCATTCTTATATTAATCAATCTCATTACACTCCATTTGCTAACAGCCATTATAGGTCTTGTATTAATTATGGGCGAGGAATGTAAAAATCAATCATTTTAATGCTTTAGTTGCAAACCATCATTTAATAAATAATTATTGAAAAGAAAATTAATAAGCAGTTTTATTGAAGCAGTCTCAGCATTACTATGATTATGAAAAATAATATATTGTTACAAGATTAGAATTGTTCAATACAGGATACAAATAACATGTTTGTTCCAGCCTGGTAAATAGTTATGTCCTGAGCAATAAGGTGATAAAATACAACTACATCAGGACAGAGAATTTGAATAAGACATATTCTTGTTGCTCTTTTAAgagaaaatcaacaaaataaataCATGATCGGTATTATTTAGACACAGACAGTTCATAGGAAAGCCACCATGCCCAGGGTTTGGTTATGTTCACAGTCCTTTGTGTGATTCCTGACGGTTTGGAGTCTCTCTTTTGATTATGTGTTGTATgtttttcaccctgttcttccttTTCAGCCACCACCTCCTTTTTCAGTCCTCCAGGAGCCCTTGATGGCCAGACATGGTGCATGTGATGACTGGTTTCCGTCAGTCCACAGCAAGAGATTCCATTGTCGCCAGTGAGGAAGTAGAGCAGAGCATTGAGCCATGAATTGAATGATGCCAGCGGTCGAGTGATTTTGTAGCAGACAGAGATAGTATGTATGGTGTGGCACTCTGCATTTCTCTGTTTAAGAATGAGGTACAGTGTCCGGGTGATATGGAATGGCAGGAAGCACAGCGCGAACAAGAAGGTGATGGTAATGATTGTTTTGATGGACTTGCGGCGCCTGCTGATATACGGTGCATACTGAGAGCTGGAGATcgagattgaggtctgattggtgGGGCCTCTTTCATTATCACCAATCTCCTGCACATATGGTTGGGTGTGCAAGGTCTGAAAAATGGTTCGAATCACCTGCGAGTAACACCATGCACTGACGGTAAAGGGAACAAAGAAGCCTAGAAGGTGAAGAACAATTCCATATGGAATGTACTCTGAGAACTCGGTGTCTGTTGCAACATCAAAACAGTTCTTGTACATCTCCAGGCCCATTTTGTTTGGCTCACGTCCCATGGTTGTGTTCTTTCCATTTCCATCTACTCTGGGCATGTCACCAGTTTGAGCGAAACGAAAGATCGGACAGGTGAGCAGGAACACCAACACCCAGACCATGGCACAGGTGCTCTTTGCAGCACGCTTGCTCTCCAGCGTGATGGTTCTGATGGGGTGGCAGATGCCCATGTAGCGGTGCACAGAGATGCAGGTGAGGAAAAAGATGCTGCAGTAGAggttaaaataaaagagaaagcgTACCAGCCTGCACATAAAATCCCCAAACACCCAATGGTCATGCATGACATAACTTGCCACCAGGAGTGGCAGAGACAAGCTGTACATTAAGTCTGTAGATGCCAGGTTGACCATATAAATTAGTGAGGTATTCCATCGGCGGCCGCCACGATACGAGCGCAAGAGAACAGTGGAGTTTAGGACGACACTGAGTAAGAAGGTTATAGAGTAGCACAGGGGTAAGATAATGTATTTGTATGACTCATCGTTGCTGCAGCTGAGTGGTGCTGTCaggattaaatctgtgtggttacTTGAGGAAGTAGAGTTCGTGCCTCGCTCCAATAAAGCATCTGCCATGGTGCTGGAGAAAGCAGGAGTGATCAGATGTTTATGGCATAGAAACAGAGCTTCATCCTACATTTCCTCCTCACTGTTAATGATGAGTCCTGATTACATTCCTGTGTTTGAATAGCTTGATTGTAAATCCTCAGATTTTCCACAGTGTTACATGAAATCCAcagtctttaaaataaacaaacattgcGTTTAAGTAATTAACATTTGAAATGACATGAAGATGACACTTCAGTTTCAAGATTTCATCTCTTGTACTCTAAGTGTTAAGTATTTGTCCTGACTGTCATGCACACCCCTAAAGGAAATTAATGTTGACCAAATTATTATGCTGATTCAGCCTTACTTGGTCTATTAACCTTTCAATCAGTAACAGACTTTTACTTCAAACTATCCATTCATACTTCTAGTTTCTTAtgacttgcataaaaataaaCCTTGCGATCCAAATGATCTTAAATTGCTGACCTAATCTGCCATAGAAAACTGAACAGGAAATACTTACATATCTGGAAAATGAGCAATTCATTCAACCTATTTTTGTAGCAACATTTAAATGCCACAGTTCCACCGTAGACGGATGCCAGCGTCTAAATATCAAGTGTTCTTAGACTGCGACAGCATGTGGTCTCACAGGTACACTTTGGTAAATAATTAATATCTATTCATTCAGATAGAAATGCTGAAAGGAAACCCAATATGGTATGCAGTGCAGTGTGGCCCTTTAGAAACAGCAAGAAAAGCCAGGAATATTTTGGTTTGTTTACAATATTATATGAATAAAGATGTCTGTCGTATAAAACCTCAGAACAGAatatctgtaaagaaaactgtccatccatccatgacatTGATCAAAAATACAACATATACTTTAATActacctttttttcttttcccaataGACAGTTACAATTTCCGATCTATATGTGCTGCTTGTTATTCTGATCTTGCTCTTGCTCTCTCAGACCATGTTTTACTTTGCGTGGCTGAGCAGCTGAGCTGTACAAGGCCAAGAGATCATATTTATTAGACACTGACATTCActtcaatggagcacttgcatgtgacatcacagccgatccagattgtgacagacgccatcttgtcggtcaaacgccatatttccgccttctacttctacttctggttctacttctaccttttcttccggaaaaccctactatatacaattctactacagctgcggctacaagctctcccgacCTGTGcacgatttttatgttttttgtgtgtatttttgcatgttgttcgtctgtaccaaacttcaatatccactacaaccgtatggacttactggacattggtttccagcagaaaatgatggtttgtagcgatttccatcgcatgcacaacattctggacgagatagcgagaccagcagggtctccgtggattgttatcggaagcaaagcgaaggaggcggtgtcgggagcggaagcaaaagcgaggctgcagagccggcctgttgactaagctcagaaaacagccactcaaacctccactgctaagcctctatctctccaacgccagatccatgtaaacaagacggacgatttggaattacagttggaattaccttattctattctataatcggctggtcagtgctatactcaatacttaagtgacttacccatccaatgaggattcttgtttacaagatgccacatctgagtcgctgacaaatcctgaatttctgtaaagataactgtccagagatttataagcacgcagtgcttcaccactgaacagcgagggaaatttaatgaggtaattatacacgtctgggtattccgctggcagttcaaaatccggtcgtgaaaactccgtccggtaagccataagggtcactaatctgtagatcgtttatctcatctcatctcattatctctagccgctttatccttctacagggtcgcaggcaagctggagcctatcccagctgactatgggcgaaaggcggggtacaccctggacaagtcgccaggtcatcacagggctgacacatagacacagacaaccattcacactcacacctatggtcaatttagagtcaccagttaacctaacctgcatgtctttggactgtgggggaaaccggagcacccggaggaaacccacgcggacacggggagaacatgcaaactccgcacagaaaggccctcgccggccccggggttcgaacccaggaccttcttgctgtgaggcgacagcgctaaccactacaccaccgtgccgcctagatcgtttattttagacatatatatagttatctgttcattagaaaaatgagccgtgtagtccgtcggttgaaattgatccattctgtacacgagtgcagcagtattcagcggtgtttttgaccgacaagatggcggttgtgtactttccggtcacgtgactgcaagatctctattcagcggtgtttttgaccgacaagatggcggttgtgtactttccggtcacgtgactgcaagatctctatagaagtAGAAAGTGGATCTTCAGGAGAAGGTAAGTGAGAGCACATTTCTCCATGTCGACTTTTCAAGTGCAAAGCTTTAGCTTGACACCTGTCAAAGTTATCAatccttcttttttttatttaaaaggaAGGTAAAAgttattattctctccacattcaccggacatgagcaatcgcgcactctgattggctactctacgacaaggatatcagttcatatactgtgagtagagaaaaacaaaatggcagagcgtgttgctgaaccaaccggggacgaaataaaaactctactcgaaaacaaaatgccCCCCTCAAAagcgacaaaatatggaatgaaagtatttgttggtaagaatgtatcttttttatttttcaagaattattattatagcatttttcacaaattgctcccgtcacttCGCtggattgtttacattctaaggagaaatgattttgtcggatattttgtataaaagtttttatttatcgcatttgcaaaaaataaagtttTTTGTAATTAACAGTTAATAGCTGatagctacgcgcctcgtcagctatcagctcatgtacgactcgagttcgtggaataactgttaattacaaAAAACTTCAGAAACAGGTTCCTAACTGTTAATAAACTGGGTGTCATTGCATAGGCTACATGATTAACAAAACTTGCCATTTCTAAATGATATACAAAATATTAAGCATTCTTATTGGCACCATATCAGCCCCCAGAAACACAGACGCTGCAGTGAAACAGAAGAAATAACAATTTCTTATATGATTCAAATATGAACCCTAAACGGACTAACCTCGTCCCTCCACATTCATCCTTTGTTTTGTCGTTCCAGTTGACAAAATGCATAAACAGAATAACTATGTGATTGACAAAATAGCCATGTACTGTATGTATTTAACAATGAATAGCATTACATATTACTCAATGCATTTGATAGCACTGACAGCACCGTAAATAATATCTGTGCACAATTATCAAAAAATGTTTCGCCCAAAGATTGGCAAAACACCCACACATTTAGGAATTAAGTAAACATTACAAATTTATTCAGTTATATTACTTGTCAAGTGTTAAGAAAAATACTGAAAGTTTGTGTTAGTTTTTACAACGTGAAGCCCCATGTTCAGCAGAAGCTTGAGTATATTACATGCCGCTCATATTTCATTAAGCAGTTACTGATCACACATACATTTAATAGCAGCTTTCACAGTTCCTATGGATGGTAATATAAAACAAATATTGAAAACATGAAGAGCATTCTTGTTTAGCATCTCCTTCACACATATACAGCTTCTCACAATAAAACTTGTGACTAAAATAATTACATTCACATAGTAAGCAATATTTGTGTGAGCACAAAAAAAGCAAAACCAAGACAAACAGGATCGTATGGCTTCGTTAGTGTAAAGTAGAAAAAAAACAGATTGGACAATACATTGCTGGTGTAATATAGGGCCATTGGAACAAAAAGGCCTATCATACGGTAGCCCATTTTATAATACAGTGtctggcaaaagtattcatcccccttggtgtttgtcctgttttgttgcattacaagctggagttaaaatggatttttggagaatgagcaccatttgatttacacaacatgccaaccactttaaaggtgcacattgttgttttactgtgacacaaaaaataattaagatgaaaaaacagaaatctggagtgtgcataagtattcacccccttttgtatgaaacccctaaataagagctggtccaaccaattcacttcataagtcacgtaattagctgattaagattcacctgtgtgcaatcaaagtgtcacacgatctgtcacatgatgtctgtataaatcagcctgttctggaaggaccctgactctgcaacgctactaagcaagcaacatgaaaaccaaggagcctccaaacaggtcagagacaaagttgtggagaagtatagatcagggttgggttataaaatatatcccaaactttgaatatcccagggagcaccattaaatccattatagcaaaacggaaagaatatggtaccactacaaacctgaaggccgcccaccaaaactcacagaccgggcaaggatggcattaatcagagatgcaacaaacactaaagataacactgaaggagctgcaaagatccacagcggagatgggagtatctgttcataggacccctttaagccatacactccacagagtggggctttatggaagagtggccagaaaaaaggcaTTGCTtacgaaaacacatttggagtttgcccaacagcatgtggcagactccccaaacacatggaagaagattctctggtcaaatgagactaaaattgatctttttggccatcatgggaaatgccatgtgtggcgcaaacccaacaccctgagaacaccattcctacagtgaagcatggtggtggcagcatcatgctgtggggatatttttcatctgcagggacaggaaagctggtcaggactgaaggaaggcTGGATGGtaccaaatacagggcaattctggaggaaaacctgtttgagtcagccagaggtttgagactgggatgaaggttcagggtccagcaggacaatgaccctaaacatactgctaaagctacactggagtagtttaaagggaaacatttaaatgtcttggaatggcctagtcaaatcccagacctcaatccaattgagaatgtgtggcataatttgaagattgctgtacaccaacgcaacccatctaacttgaaggagttggagcagttttgccttgaggaatgggcaaaaatcccagtggctagatgcgctaagctaatagagacataccccaagagacttgcagttgtaattgcagcaaaaggtggctctacaaaatattgactttgggggggggttgaatacctatgcgcATTCcgcatttgttttttcatcttaattattgtttgcgttgtaataaaaaaacaatttgcacctttaaagtggtaggcatgttgtgtatatcaaatggtgctaaccccacaaaaatccattttaattccagcttgtaatgcaacaaaacaggacaaacaccagtgggatgaatacttctgcaagacactgtataggcTTATTATTGCTTGAAGTGAGTCACAGTGATGTCATATCCTGTACGTCTAGGAGCATGGCATCTTGCTTTGTCCGTAGATTGTCCCTCACCACCAGATGCTTCACTAATTCCGAGCTCAGATCTGGAAACACACAAATACAGATATTTGCACATTGTGACATGTTTTTATATCTTAtttattatgtacttataaataaaatgcatctttcaaacccATGAAACAAAGAGGAGGATGTAGTAACCCTGAATGTCTTCATGGAGTGAAGTCCTGAGGGCATTTAGCTGAAGCACAGAGCAGGTTTGCAGGTCACTATGGCTAAGCTTTCTTCTCCTAAAGCTCACCTCCTTGTGGCTCAGCTGCTGCATCATCAAAACACACCAGAACAATGTCGGAACAAACACAGTCTTGCACAAAAGAAAGAATGAGTCATAGACATGACATCACAATGTATTATATTTTGCAAAGCTGGAATGTGTTTAAGGCACCTGTTGCTGCCTCTGCTCAGCCCAAAGCTTATCTCGGAGCGCACTCAAAGCTGCTCTCACTTCCTGTTTCAGGCCGGCAGATTGTCTCCCCTGTCCCTGTGAATCATGTGGCCTCTGGCCATGAGAAAGCAAAGAAACATCCTAATATTAGAATACCATCCTGTAATTACATGTATATTAGAGTAAAGGAATGAAGCTCATTTTCAATGCATATACAGATGATTTTTGGAGCTGTGTTCACCTCTTTGAAGGATGCCGCTTCATCACCCTCTTGATCGCTCTCACTGTCGTTGATAAAACACAGCTGTAGCTTTTTAGGACTGTTAAACCTTTAAACACAGATGAAGTGCAGTGGTGAAGCCTGTCAAAATTATGTTTTCCAAAACCCGGAGTACAAAGATCATTATAAAAGCTGATGATAACTCTTTTGTCATTCATTTGTGAtgcttatagtggtgcttgaaagtttgtgaaccctttagaattttctatatttctgcataaatatgacctaaaacatcatcagattttcacacaagttctaaaagtagataaagagaacccagttaaacaaatgagacaaaaatattatacttggtcatttatttattgaggaaaatgatccaatattacatatctctgagtggcaaaagtatgtgaaactctaggattagcaattaatttgaaggtgaaattagagtcaggtgttttcaatcaatgggatgacaatcaggtgtgagtgggcaccctgttttatttaaagaacagggatctatcaaagtctgatcttcacaacacatgtttgtggaagtgtatcatggcacgaacaaaggagatttctgaggacctcagaaaaagcattgttgatgctcatcaggctggaaaaggttacaaaaccatctctaaagagtttggactccaccaatccacagtcagacagatggtgtacaaatggaggaaattcaagaccattgttaccctccccaggagtggtagaccaacaaagatcactccaagagcaaggtgtgtaatagtcggcgaggtcacaaaggaccccagggtaacttctaagcaactgaaggcctctctcacattgactaatgttaatgttcatgagtccaccatcaggagaacactgaacaacaatggtgtgcatggcagggttgcaaggagaaagccactgttgtccaaaaagaacattgctgctcgtctgcagtttgctaaagatcacgtggacaagccagaaggctactggaaaaatgttttgtggatggatgagaccaaaatagaactttttggtttaaatgagaagcgttatgtttggagaaaggaaaacactgcattccagcatgagaaccttatcccatctgtgaaacatggtggtggtagtatcatagtttgggcctgttttgctgcatctgggccaggacggcttgccatcatcgatggaacaatgaattctgaattataccagcgaatgctaaaggaaaatgtcaggacatctgtccatgaactgaatctcaagagaaggtgggtcatgcagcaagctaacgaccttaagcacacaagtcgttctaccaaagaatggttaaagaagaataaagttaatgttctggaatggccaagtcaaagtcctgaccttaatcccatcgaaatgttgtggaaggacctgaagcgagtagttcatgtgaggaaacccaccaacatcccagagttgaagctgttctgtatggaggaatgggctaaaattgctccaagccggtgtgcaggactgatcaacagttaccggaaacttttagttgcagttattgctgcacaagagggtcacaccagagactgaaagcaaaggttcacatacttttgccactcacagatatgtaatattggatcattttcctcaataaataaatgatcaagtataatatttttgtctcatttgtttaactgggttctctttatctacttttaggacttgtgtgaaaatctgatattgttttaggttatatttatgcaggaatatagaaaattctaaagggttcacaaactttcaagcaccactgtatatatttttttgaacTTATGCTGCATTGGATTGCCTCAATTCTCTTATTTTCCTCAAGTATCCTCTAAGATTTTGATTATGGCTAAGTCCTttttataaatataataaatgccAAATTTTATCATGTTTATTCATTTTTATGACATGAATATCAGTTTTATAAAAATACAGTATGTGTacttatttttatatttgtaatttttttttacattattttaAATAGGCCAGTTTTGCTTTGAAGTATTTGACTGATTTTGTGGCCAGATTTTcccattgttttaaaaaaaaaaaaaaaaaaaagaaactattTTACCATCATATGATTATTAATTTTTCATATTTTGTCCATTTTTTCATATTTGCTAGATTGCTCACTTTATGTTTTTGCTACAAAGCAAATATTATCTAATTATCAAACTGTAACCTGCATTAAGCTGTGGCTTGATCTCCTGAACCACTCAACATCACTATGAACGCCAAGAATTTTGTGAACACCCCGGGTGGGTCTATGTTTTGTGATGCAGCTAAAAAGCAGTCATGACATACCGAGATGTAATGCATGGAAAACGGTGTCCTCCAAGATCACCTGCATCTTCCCACTGCTTTCTATTATGTGACTGGTGCTTTACATGAGGCCAGGGTCCTGGCACTGGTTGTTGGTCTGTTAAACCCATGGACTGAAATAATATCACAAAAGACATATGGAATTAAATTTTTACACGAGCCTTTTCATTCATTTTTCATTGTGGGTTGCAGGTGAGCGGGAACCAATcccagaggtggggtacaccctggacatatcacggggctaacacagagagacatgcacactcattcacatctgtgggagatttagagtcgccagttgacctaatctatgtctttggactgtgggaggaaactggagcacctggaggaaacccacacaggcacatgaagaacatgcaaactccacatcggCCACCAGATTCGAACCCATaacctgctaaccactacatcaccgtgccatgctttttaaaaaaatctttgattATTAAAGCATGAACAGCAGGACAGACAGAATAAGTGCAGACAAGGATGCCTGATTGCAGAGGCTTTACAAAACCTTTGACAGCTGAATGATTGGTGTCAAACCTCAGCTTTTTTCCTCCTCTCTTCCTCCTGTTTCTCGAGCTCGGCTATTCGCAAACTCAAGTCCTCCCAGTGCATGATAGGAAGGTCCTGGTCTTCTTGTGTGTAGGGCTCCTGGCAGTGCTGAGACTGGTTCTGTGCCCCAAGGCTGGCACGAGAAAAAGCAGGGTCATCAGCATTCTGTTCTTCCTGCCCATTACCgtccgcctcctcctcctccatgtgCTGCTAAGTGACGCAAACTCATTTCAGACTTGTGCTTAAaatgcatcagtgatcatctttaaCAGCTCAATTCAAGCTTTACGTAGACTATAATAAGAGCACACACATGTAAACACAGTCTTTGGGTGCTAGTGTAACACTGGAGATCGtgctctcacacacaaactcatAGTGAGAGAATATTTCACGGGttaaaggacaaaaaaaaaagaaaaagaagtaaATATTGTGCGTCAGTGAAAGGCACTTAAAATAGTTAATCAGTATGCAGCTAGACTAGAGAAAGTTCTGAGGACCATACCATACATGCCAGAGTCTGCTTCTCTAAGGGGAGGGGATGGGGGGGGGATGACAAGAAGTCAGTTCCTTACCTCTCCTTATCGCAACGCTGATCTTGATACATAAACTGCCATTACGGTCCAAAAAGCACGGTACATCGAAGCGGACAGATTCACAGAGGTTAATTAATTGCGTCTTATTAGTTAATCATTCCTGCTGTCTGAGGAAACCCCCCTCCCTATCTGACACTTTCCGCCGCCCCGCCCGCTCACGAGCTCCTTCCTTCCGTGGCCCTGTTTATAAACTTTATA
Coding sequences within:
- the LOC132873210 gene encoding P2Y purinoceptor 3, giving the protein MADALLERGTNSTSSSNHTDLILTAPLSCSNDESYKYIILPLCYSITFLLSVVLNSTVLLRSYRGGRRWNTSLIYMVNLASTDLMYSLSLPLLVASYVMHDHWVFGDFMCRLVRFLFYFNLYCSIFFLTCISVHRYMGICHPIRTITLESKRAAKSTCAMVWVLVFLLTCPIFRFAQTGDMPRVDGNGKNTTMGREPNKMGLEMYKNCFDVATDTEFSEYIPYGIVLHLLGFFVPFTVSAWCYSQVIRTIFQTLHTQPYVQEIGDNERGPTNQTSISISSSQYAPYISRRRKSIKTIITITFLFALCFLPFHITRTLYLILKQRNAECHTIHTISVCYKITRPLASFNSWLNALLYFLTGDNGISCCGLTETSHHMHHVWPSRAPGGLKKEVVAEKEEQGEKHTTHNQKRDSKPSGITQRTVNITKPWAWWLSYELSVSK
- the im:7136398 gene encoding schwannomin-interacting protein 1 isoform X1, with translation MEEEEADGNGQEEQNADDPAFSRASLGAQNQSQHCQEPYTQEDQDLPIMHWEDLSLRIAELEKQEEERRKKAESMGLTDQQPVPGPWPHVKHQSHNRKQWEDAGDLGGHRFPCITSRFNSPKKLQLCFINDSESDQEGDEAASFKERPHDSQGQGRQSAGLKQEVRAALSALRDKLWAEQRQQQQLSHKEVSFRRRKLSHSDLQTCSVLQLNALRTSLHEDIQDLSSELVKHLVVRDNLRTKQDAMLLDVQDMTSL
- the im:7136398 gene encoding schwannomin-interacting protein 1 isoform X2: MEEEEADGNGQEEQNADDPAFSRASLGAQNQSQHCQEPYTQEDQDLPIMHWEDLSLRIAELEKQEEERRKKAESMGLTDQQPVPGPWPHVKHQSHNRKQWEDAGDLGGHRFPCITSRFNSPKKLQLCFINDSESDQEGDEAASFKERPHDSQGQGRQSAGLKQEVRAALSALRDKLWAEQRQQQLSHKEVSFRRRKLSHSDLQTCSVLQLNALRTSLHEDIQDLSSELVKHLVVRDNLRTKQDAMLLDVQDMTSL